A single genomic interval of Arthrobacter methylotrophus harbors:
- a CDS encoding TetR/AcrR family transcriptional regulator: MSNTQINGRRRPNDPARKQRIIEAAARVVAEHGVDALTFRAVADTAKVPLGSTTYYFTDKDDLLVSTVRAIRERNEKSFRDLLEPLVAQRGLAGGVAALVEEVTVRQHPQLVLEYGLYLSTLHRPALRPEIAQWRMDAVIRPYTDEETARLLGFTLEGILLQSVMEDEMFFASDVEKMLMRVVGKN; the protein is encoded by the coding sequence GTGAGCAATACTCAAATCAATGGCCGCAGGCGGCCCAACGATCCAGCCCGTAAGCAGCGCATCATTGAAGCTGCGGCGCGGGTTGTTGCCGAACATGGCGTCGACGCTCTCACATTCCGGGCCGTGGCCGACACGGCGAAGGTTCCTCTGGGGTCGACCACGTACTACTTCACAGATAAGGACGATCTGCTCGTATCTACCGTCCGGGCCATCCGCGAACGCAATGAGAAGTCTTTCCGGGACCTGCTCGAACCCCTGGTAGCCCAGCGCGGGTTGGCAGGCGGGGTCGCGGCCCTCGTGGAGGAGGTCACCGTCCGCCAGCACCCCCAACTAGTACTCGAATACGGTCTCTACCTAAGCACGTTGCATCGTCCTGCCCTGCGACCTGAAATAGCCCAGTGGCGAATGGACGCCGTCATTCGCCCATACACCGATGAGGAGACGGCCAGACTGCTGGGCTTCACCCTTGAAGGAATACTGCTCCAGTCCGTCATGGAAGACGAGATGTTCTTTGCCAGCGATGTGGAAAAAATGCTCATGCGCGTCGTCGGCAAGAACTAG
- a CDS encoding CCA tRNA nucleotidyltransferase: MAQVLDSSSVNFQMDPVVLDLGRRFVDAGFELSLVGGPVRDLFLGRVSPDLDFTTNATPAQTLSIIKRWADNFWEIGRAFGTIGMKKSGFQIEITTYRAEAYDAESRKPVVAFGSSLLDDLLRRDFTINAMALRLPSLELVDPFGGVRDLHASVLATPGAPEASFSDDPLRMMRAARFAAQLGVSVHDDVRVAMSGMAERIKIISAERVREELVKLINGAHPRAGIDLLVDTGLAEFVLPEVSALRLESDEHHRHKDVYQHSLQVLEQAASLETGPDGPVPGPDFVLRFAALMHDVGKPATRRFEPGGAVSFRHHDMVGSKLTARRMKALRFDNDTIKAVARLVELHMRFYGYGDAGWTDSAVRRYVADAGPLLERLHRLTRSDVTTRNQRKAERLSFAYDDLEQRIEVLAEQESLNAIRPDLDGAQIMALLGLKPGPVVGRAYKYLLEERMENGPMSQADAESRLLAWWAAQPESAVELSSEPAVDAHAGTAEPEES, from the coding sequence ATGGCGCAAGTATTGGACAGTTCTTCAGTCAATTTCCAGATGGATCCAGTGGTCCTGGACCTCGGTCGGCGGTTTGTGGACGCTGGATTCGAACTGTCGCTGGTGGGCGGTCCGGTCCGGGACCTCTTCTTGGGCCGGGTTTCGCCGGACCTGGATTTCACCACCAACGCCACCCCCGCGCAAACCCTTTCCATCATCAAGAGGTGGGCAGACAATTTCTGGGAGATTGGCAGGGCCTTTGGAACGATCGGGATGAAGAAGTCCGGCTTCCAGATTGAAATCACCACCTACCGCGCCGAAGCCTACGACGCCGAATCCCGCAAGCCGGTGGTTGCCTTCGGTTCGTCGTTGCTGGATGACCTGCTCCGCCGCGACTTCACCATCAACGCCATGGCACTGCGGCTGCCCTCCCTGGAGCTCGTGGATCCGTTCGGCGGCGTACGGGATCTCCACGCCTCGGTGCTGGCTACCCCGGGGGCTCCCGAAGCGTCATTCTCCGATGACCCCCTGAGGATGATGCGCGCCGCCCGCTTCGCGGCGCAGCTTGGTGTTTCCGTGCACGACGACGTCCGCGTTGCCATGTCCGGGATGGCCGAACGGATCAAGATCATTTCCGCCGAACGCGTGCGCGAAGAGCTCGTCAAGCTCATCAACGGTGCTCATCCGCGGGCGGGTATCGACCTCCTCGTGGACACCGGGTTGGCCGAATTCGTCCTGCCCGAGGTTTCTGCTCTGCGCTTGGAATCCGATGAACACCACCGCCACAAGGACGTCTACCAACACTCCCTTCAGGTCCTGGAGCAGGCTGCCTCGCTCGAGACCGGTCCAGACGGTCCGGTGCCGGGTCCGGACTTTGTGTTGCGTTTCGCCGCCCTGATGCACGACGTCGGGAAGCCGGCGACGCGCCGCTTCGAGCCGGGCGGCGCGGTGAGCTTCCGCCACCACGACATGGTTGGTTCCAAGCTGACGGCAAGACGCATGAAGGCCTTGCGCTTCGACAACGACACCATCAAGGCAGTGGCGCGGCTTGTGGAGCTACACATGCGCTTCTACGGATACGGAGACGCGGGCTGGACCGATTCCGCCGTGCGTCGCTACGTGGCAGACGCCGGTCCCTTGCTGGAACGTCTGCACCGTCTCACGCGGTCCGACGTCACAACCCGCAACCAGCGCAAGGCAGAACGGCTCTCCTTTGCCTACGATGACCTTGAGCAAAGGATTGAGGTCCTGGCCGAGCAAGAATCGCTCAATGCCATCCGGCCTGACTTGGATGGAGCGCAGATCATGGCTTTGCTGGGACTCAAACCCGGACCCGTGGTTGGCCGCGCCTACAAATACTTACTGGAAGAACGCATGGAAAACGGCCCCATGTCTCAAGCGGACGCCGAATCCAGGCTTCTGGCGTGGTGGGCAGCGCAACCCGAGTCCGCCGTCGAACTTTCATCGGAACCAGCCGTCGATGCCCACGCTGGCACCGCCGAACCAGAGGAGTCCTAA
- a CDS encoding NAD(P)/FAD-dependent oxidoreductase translates to MAEVAVVGSGPNGLAAAVVMARAGLDVRVYEAAETIGGGTRTSELLEPGHVYDVCSAVHPMALASRFFREFELERRVELRLPEVQYGTPLDGGKAALAYRSLERTAAELGTDGAAFASLMGPLVEHLAGVLDVTQNQLLRIPGQPLAALRLGLATLEQGSPWWNRRFTGDAAPALLSGVAAHAVAPLPSLAAAGAGLLLGALAHVGGWPIPVGGSAVIADAMARDIETHGGVIETGVRIDSLEELHPAKAILLDIAPPALLGMAGPALPTRYRRSLETFRFGNAACKVDFILSGPVPWTAPGLAVAGTVHVGGTRAAMAEAENLVAAGRHPVKPYVLLAQPSIVDPGRAPAGRHILWSYCHVPKGSTIDMAEAIMSRIEEFAPGFRDVVLGWKTTTAADLANYDENYVGGDFGAGLLDLRGLVRRPVLSRVPWRTPLPGVYLCSSSTPPGPGVTGMPGYHAAKYALKDIFGLPVPGLGLGA, encoded by the coding sequence ATGGCTGAGGTCGCCGTCGTCGGCTCCGGACCGAACGGCCTGGCCGCAGCGGTAGTCATGGCGCGCGCGGGCCTGGATGTCCGAGTGTACGAAGCTGCAGAGACTATAGGGGGCGGTACCCGTACGTCCGAACTGTTGGAACCGGGGCATGTCTACGACGTCTGTTCCGCCGTCCACCCGATGGCTCTGGCTTCGCGGTTCTTCCGGGAATTTGAACTCGAGCGGCGCGTGGAGCTGCGTTTGCCGGAGGTCCAGTACGGAACTCCGCTTGACGGCGGCAAGGCAGCCCTCGCGTACCGCTCGCTGGAGCGGACCGCCGCGGAGCTCGGGACCGACGGAGCTGCGTTTGCCAGCCTGATGGGACCCCTAGTGGAGCACCTCGCCGGGGTGTTGGACGTAACGCAAAACCAGCTACTGCGGATACCCGGCCAACCATTGGCTGCGCTACGGCTGGGCTTGGCAACGCTGGAGCAGGGCTCGCCGTGGTGGAACCGGCGCTTCACGGGGGATGCCGCTCCGGCACTCCTGAGCGGCGTCGCGGCGCATGCGGTGGCTCCCCTGCCTTCGCTCGCGGCGGCAGGAGCGGGACTCTTGCTGGGCGCGCTGGCCCATGTGGGCGGGTGGCCCATTCCGGTTGGTGGCTCTGCGGTGATAGCGGATGCCATGGCCCGGGATATCGAGACCCATGGCGGGGTCATCGAGACTGGCGTGCGCATCGATTCCTTGGAAGAGCTGCATCCAGCGAAGGCCATTCTGCTCGACATCGCTCCCCCTGCACTGCTGGGTATGGCTGGACCAGCGCTCCCGACGCGCTACAGGCGGTCGCTGGAAACATTCCGATTCGGGAATGCAGCGTGCAAGGTGGACTTCATCCTCTCGGGGCCCGTGCCTTGGACGGCCCCAGGGTTGGCGGTGGCCGGCACGGTGCATGTGGGTGGCACACGTGCTGCCATGGCTGAGGCCGAGAACCTTGTAGCCGCGGGACGGCATCCCGTGAAGCCATACGTCCTCCTGGCCCAGCCTTCCATAGTGGATCCCGGGCGGGCGCCTGCCGGGCGGCACATTCTCTGGTCCTATTGCCATGTGCCCAAGGGATCAACCATTGACATGGCTGAGGCGATCATGTCCAGGATCGAGGAGTTTGCCCCGGGTTTCCGGGATGTGGTGCTCGGCTGGAAGACAACGACGGCGGCCGACCTTGCCAATTACGACGAGAACTATGTGGGCGGCGACTTTGGCGCAGGACTGCTTGACCTGCGCGGTCTGGTCCGGCGTCCCGTGCTTTCTCGTGTGCCTTGGCGGACTCCGTTGCCTGGCGTGTACCTCTGCTCCTCGTCCACGCCGCCTGGACCTGGCGTGACGGGAATGCCCGGCTACCATGCGGCCAAATATGCCTTGAAGGACATATTTGGCCTGCCGGTACCCGGGCTGGGCTTGGGCGCATAG
- a CDS encoding NUDIX hydrolase: protein MANPIPSAPGRRTNAPLPSAIGAHVAPAPHPAQASLPTVEEVSAGGVVVDTSDGELRVAIIARLNRGGRLEWCLPKGHPEGKENNEEAAVREIAEETGIEGSVLAPLGSIDYWFTVSGHRVHKTVHHFLLRATGGDLTIENDPDQEAIDAAWVPLQELARRLSFPNERRIADLARDVLPEHL, encoded by the coding sequence ATGGCCAACCCGATCCCGAGTGCTCCTGGCAGGAGGACGAACGCACCATTGCCGTCGGCAATTGGTGCCCACGTCGCGCCCGCTCCGCACCCGGCCCAGGCCTCCCTTCCCACGGTAGAGGAGGTCTCTGCTGGCGGCGTCGTCGTAGACACCTCCGACGGCGAACTGAGGGTTGCGATCATCGCCCGCCTTAACAGGGGTGGCCGCCTTGAGTGGTGCCTGCCGAAGGGGCATCCCGAGGGCAAGGAAAACAACGAGGAAGCTGCCGTCCGCGAGATCGCAGAAGAGACCGGAATCGAAGGCAGTGTCCTGGCTCCGCTGGGCAGCATCGACTATTGGTTTACCGTGAGCGGGCATCGCGTCCACAAAACCGTGCACCATTTCCTGCTGCGGGCCACGGGCGGAGATCTGACCATCGAGAACGATCCCGACCAAGAGGCCATCGACGCCGCTTGGGTTCCCCTGCAGGAACTGGCCCGCAGACTGTCCTTCCCCAATGAGCGGCGGATCGCCGATCTTGCCCGGGATGTACTGCCCGAACACCTTTAA
- a CDS encoding flavin reductase family protein, translating to MYNGTQTLEEDTSVDPMEFRHTLGSFASGVVIVTAVSEDGEVRGMTANGFVSVSLDPPLVLVSIGERAKMHGHLMNQSRYGVSILAEDQLDIAQHFAGKPSETVPSFVWKDGLALIGHAVGHLSCTVVDRHLAGDHTLFIGRVDQLSHAGGHPLTFHAGKFGVLEKGNNS from the coding sequence ATGTACAACGGTACGCAAACTCTTGAAGAAGACACTTCCGTCGACCCGATGGAATTCCGCCACACCCTGGGCAGCTTCGCCAGTGGTGTAGTCATCGTCACGGCAGTCTCCGAGGACGGTGAGGTCCGCGGCATGACTGCCAACGGCTTTGTTTCGGTTTCGCTGGATCCGCCTCTTGTGCTGGTCTCTATCGGGGAGCGGGCAAAGATGCATGGGCACCTGATGAACCAGTCGCGCTACGGCGTCAGCATCCTCGCTGAAGACCAGCTCGATATCGCGCAGCACTTTGCCGGCAAGCCCTCCGAAACCGTCCCGAGCTTCGTGTGGAAGGACGGGCTGGCCCTGATCGGTCACGCCGTTGGTCATCTCTCCTGCACGGTCGTTGACCGCCATCTAGCCGGAGACCACACGCTCTTCATCGGCCGCGTGGACCAGCTCAGCCACGCCGGGGGCCACCCCCTTACCTTCCATGCCGGCAAGTTCGGCGTCCTCGAGAAAGGAAACAACTCATGA
- a CDS encoding 4-hydroxyphenylacetate 3-hydroxylase N-terminal domain-containing protein: MTTASETEIQTTAAEAATPEVEAAPVVGRMQTGDEFLESLRDDREVWIYGERVQDVTAHPAFRNSARSLAELYDSLHDPVTQARTTAPTDTGSGGLTHPFFKVAHSRDDLRASREAIKTWQELVFGWMGRTPDYKASLITGLGANPDFFGEYAANARHWYKENQERVLHIGHAIVHPPVDRSRAAEDVKDVYVHVERETDNGVIISGAKVVATGSPTSQYIYVSHNGAPLTDKAFAITFLAPTSGKGIKMFSRASYEETAARASSPFDYPLSSRLDENDAVLIFDQALIPWENILIYDTKKLTEFDATAGWPNRAVFQASTRFSVKLDFFVGALSKALEITGAGQFRGVQAALGEVIGYRHAVNAMRDGMIENATPGWGGSLDPNMGYGWAYASMASSMNRRIREIIETVVASGLIYINSNAVDFQTPEMRPYLDRFLRGSNGKTALDRSKTMKLLWDSIGSEFGARHELYEHNYFGQPELCHLAMLEGSKVDDTMDHARSLVENCMDQYDLNGWTKNKLINPDDVNFIRRR, from the coding sequence ATGACCACGGCCAGCGAGACTGAAATCCAAACCACGGCAGCCGAGGCCGCCACCCCGGAGGTTGAGGCCGCGCCGGTGGTGGGACGCATGCAGACCGGGGACGAGTTCCTGGAAAGCCTGCGCGATGACCGCGAGGTCTGGATCTACGGCGAACGCGTCCAAGACGTGACAGCCCATCCTGCCTTCCGTAATTCGGCACGCTCCCTCGCCGAGCTTTACGACTCGCTGCACGACCCCGTAACCCAGGCCCGGACCACCGCCCCCACCGACACCGGCAGTGGCGGCCTGACCCACCCGTTCTTCAAGGTGGCGCACAGCCGAGATGACCTGCGCGCCAGCCGCGAGGCCATCAAGACGTGGCAGGAACTGGTGTTCGGCTGGATGGGCCGGACACCGGACTACAAGGCCTCTCTGATCACGGGTCTCGGCGCGAACCCTGACTTCTTTGGCGAGTACGCCGCTAATGCCCGCCACTGGTACAAGGAGAACCAGGAGCGTGTGCTGCACATCGGTCACGCCATCGTCCACCCCCCGGTGGACCGCAGCCGTGCCGCCGAGGACGTCAAGGACGTCTACGTTCACGTGGAACGTGAAACGGACAATGGCGTCATCATCAGCGGCGCCAAAGTCGTCGCAACTGGTTCACCGACGTCCCAATACATCTACGTCTCCCACAACGGCGCCCCGTTGACCGATAAGGCATTTGCGATTACGTTCCTGGCTCCGACCAGCGGCAAGGGAATCAAGATGTTCTCCCGTGCCTCTTACGAAGAGACCGCAGCCCGGGCGTCCAGCCCGTTTGACTACCCGCTGTCCTCGCGGCTGGACGAGAACGATGCGGTCCTGATCTTTGACCAGGCCCTCATCCCGTGGGAAAACATCCTCATCTACGACACGAAAAAGCTGACCGAGTTCGACGCAACCGCTGGCTGGCCCAACCGTGCCGTCTTCCAAGCATCCACCCGCTTCAGCGTCAAGTTGGACTTCTTTGTGGGTGCCTTGAGCAAGGCGCTGGAAATCACGGGCGCCGGGCAGTTCCGCGGAGTTCAGGCCGCGCTTGGCGAAGTCATCGGCTACCGCCACGCAGTGAATGCCATGCGGGACGGCATGATCGAGAACGCCACACCCGGCTGGGGCGGATCCTTGGATCCCAACATGGGCTACGGGTGGGCGTACGCCTCCATGGCTTCGAGCATGAACCGACGGATCCGAGAGATCATCGAAACCGTGGTGGCCTCCGGGCTGATCTATATCAACTCGAATGCCGTGGACTTCCAGACGCCGGAAATGCGCCCCTACCTGGACCGATTCCTGCGCGGATCCAACGGCAAGACGGCACTGGACAGGTCCAAGACGATGAAGCTGCTGTGGGACTCCATCGGTTCGGAGTTCGGCGCCCGGCACGAGCTCTACGAGCACAACTACTTCGGCCAACCGGAGCTCTGCCACCTGGCCATGCTTGAGGGCTCCAAGGTTGATGACACCATGGACCACGCCCGCTCCCTGGTTGAGAACTGCATGGATCAATATGACCTGAACGGTTGGACCAAGAACAAGCTCATCAACCCGGACGATGTGAATTTCATCCGCAGGCGTTGA
- a CDS encoding multidrug effflux MFS transporter, which yields MATDPTSQEDLEEIRNNPSGPSLPIPPSSSLVVVLAAVSAVPQLAIDMYLPGFPDLSRDLQADPFAVQLTLTAFMAGLAAGQLVIGPVSDQFGRRRLLLWGSALCAVATVLCAIAPTIEALILFRLLQGLTGAAGVVLARAVIADRASGSRAASLFSLMIAIQGAAPVVAPLAGGVVVQFLGWRGVFWALAVISVALWLLATFFIAESLPVGRRRAGGLSELRRMTAAVLRNRSYLHYCLAVGFGLGSMFCYIAASPFILQETYGMDAGWFSVVFAANAAGIALFSALSAGLVRRFSPVAVMRLGLSLMAAGTTGYFILTLTESANLWSTLVLFFVIVGSLGLVLGNATALAVAQAREAAGTAVAVIGAAEFLIGAAAAPLVGLGGENLQPALGAGMLTMTLIAAIAGWTSGRRCAPQQEMH from the coding sequence ATGGCGACTGACCCCACCAGCCAGGAGGACCTGGAGGAGATCCGCAACAACCCGTCCGGCCCAAGCCTTCCTATACCGCCGTCGTCGTCCCTGGTGGTGGTGCTGGCCGCGGTCTCGGCCGTGCCGCAGCTGGCCATCGACATGTACCTTCCCGGCTTTCCTGACCTGTCGCGGGACCTGCAGGCGGATCCGTTCGCCGTGCAACTGACCTTGACGGCTTTCATGGCGGGCCTTGCCGCGGGACAGCTCGTCATCGGTCCCGTTTCGGACCAGTTTGGCCGCCGAAGGTTGTTGTTGTGGGGTTCGGCACTCTGCGCCGTGGCTACTGTTCTGTGCGCCATTGCGCCTACCATCGAAGCCCTGATCCTCTTCCGCCTACTGCAAGGGCTCACCGGGGCGGCCGGTGTAGTGCTGGCACGTGCCGTCATCGCCGACCGGGCAAGCGGCAGCCGCGCGGCCAGCCTGTTCTCGCTCATGATTGCAATCCAGGGAGCGGCCCCGGTTGTGGCGCCGCTGGCGGGCGGAGTCGTGGTGCAGTTCCTCGGCTGGCGTGGGGTGTTCTGGGCCCTTGCCGTCATCAGCGTGGCACTGTGGCTGCTGGCAACCTTCTTCATCGCAGAGAGCCTGCCGGTGGGACGACGACGCGCCGGCGGACTGTCCGAATTGCGCAGAATGACAGCTGCCGTCCTGCGCAACCGGAGCTATCTGCACTACTGCCTGGCCGTGGGTTTCGGACTCGGATCGATGTTCTGCTACATCGCCGCTTCGCCTTTCATTCTGCAGGAAACGTACGGCATGGATGCCGGCTGGTTTTCCGTGGTGTTCGCCGCAAACGCGGCCGGCATCGCGTTGTTCAGTGCACTCAGCGCCGGGCTAGTCCGGCGGTTCTCTCCCGTGGCCGTCATGCGCTTGGGCCTGAGCCTGATGGCGGCCGGAACCACCGGATACTTCATCCTCACCCTGACGGAATCCGCCAACCTATGGAGCACCTTGGTGCTGTTCTTCGTGATCGTGGGGAGCCTGGGCCTGGTGCTGGGCAACGCCACGGCACTCGCCGTGGCCCAGGCACGCGAAGCTGCCGGTACTGCCGTTGCCGTCATCGGCGCCGCAGAGTTTCTGATCGGCGCGGCGGCCGCTCCGCTCGTGGGGCTGGGTGGTGAAAACCTCCAGCCGGCGCTCGGGGCGGGGATGCTCACGATGACCCTCATCGCCGCGATCGCAGGGTGGACCAGCGGACGCCGGTGTGCTCCGCAGCAGGAGATGCACTGA
- a CDS encoding glycosyltransferase family 87 protein translates to MQETKPHSQQKRARFVVPSRSDSLLGNFTELIGGPLGRRSSPGTISPGFFTVERVLIILTIVAALLSILIKGYCRVNGWHSPQQFYATCYSDLPELFSTRGLADGVFPFFDQKSLFEYPVITGLIAGATAWLVPGHGANQERILGYFDVNATLIAAMWVVTVVATARINQRRPWDAAMVALAPGILLAGVINWDIWAVAMLAVGMYFFAKERPILAGLFIGLGTATKLYPVLVLGAVLLLAVRTGRMRVFFVTSSSAAVAWLIVNVPVAAVNPAGWRYFFDFTRDRPAGYGSLWFAYNLVADRLHLSQLGPETINALALNMFLLACILIAALSLAAPRRPRLAQLTFLIVAAFILSNKVYSPQYVLWLVPLLALARPRWRDFLLWQAAEALHWTATWMYLGQLSSGGPAQNNIDMPYYVMAVMLHIAATAYLMLRVAWDIWEPQLDPLRVQGVDDPHGGVFNGAKDWFRVDLMSPSASVLPWRRVAPSPVASEPAEDAVPPMQDSAPPANRSVPSAHGEAGRDG, encoded by the coding sequence ATGCAGGAGACGAAGCCGCACAGCCAACAAAAGCGTGCGCGCTTTGTGGTTCCCAGCCGTAGTGATTCCTTACTGGGAAACTTTACCGAACTGATCGGAGGGCCCCTGGGGCGGCGTTCTTCCCCGGGCACCATCTCCCCCGGATTCTTCACCGTTGAACGCGTCCTGATCATCCTCACGATCGTCGCCGCGCTCCTGTCGATCCTGATCAAGGGCTATTGCCGCGTCAATGGTTGGCACTCCCCCCAGCAGTTCTACGCCACCTGCTATTCGGATCTTCCCGAACTTTTCAGCACCCGAGGTCTTGCCGATGGCGTGTTTCCGTTCTTTGACCAGAAGAGCCTCTTCGAATATCCCGTGATCACTGGCCTCATAGCCGGTGCAACGGCATGGCTGGTTCCAGGCCACGGCGCCAATCAGGAGCGGATCCTGGGCTACTTCGATGTGAATGCCACCTTGATAGCGGCTATGTGGGTCGTGACAGTTGTGGCTACCGCGCGCATCAACCAACGCCGACCCTGGGACGCAGCCATGGTGGCCTTGGCGCCAGGGATCCTGCTAGCAGGGGTCATCAATTGGGACATCTGGGCCGTGGCCATGCTCGCGGTAGGGATGTACTTCTTCGCGAAGGAACGTCCCATCCTTGCCGGTCTTTTCATCGGACTGGGGACGGCAACCAAGCTCTACCCGGTGCTCGTCCTGGGCGCAGTGCTTCTACTAGCGGTGCGCACCGGCCGCATGCGGGTCTTCTTCGTGACAAGCTCTTCGGCAGCCGTAGCTTGGCTGATCGTGAATGTCCCTGTCGCCGCCGTGAACCCAGCCGGTTGGCGGTACTTTTTCGACTTCACCCGGGATCGTCCCGCTGGATATGGTTCGTTGTGGTTCGCCTATAACCTCGTTGCCGACCGCCTACACCTGTCACAACTTGGTCCGGAAACCATCAATGCCTTGGCACTGAATATGTTCCTGCTGGCGTGCATCCTGATTGCCGCCCTGTCGTTGGCCGCCCCCCGGCGGCCCCGCCTAGCCCAATTGACGTTCCTGATCGTGGCCGCGTTCATCCTTAGCAACAAGGTCTATTCGCCGCAGTACGTGCTGTGGTTGGTACCGCTGCTCGCTTTGGCCAGGCCCCGTTGGCGCGATTTCCTCCTCTGGCAGGCTGCCGAGGCGTTGCATTGGACGGCCACCTGGATGTACCTGGGCCAGTTGAGTAGCGGTGGTCCGGCACAGAACAACATTGACATGCCCTACTACGTCATGGCCGTCATGCTGCATATAGCCGCAACAGCATATTTGATGTTGCGGGTCGCTTGGGACATCTGGGAACCGCAACTGGATCCCCTCCGGGTGCAGGGTGTAGATGATCCGCACGGTGGCGTGTTCAACGGTGCCAAGGATTGGTTCCGGGTGGACTTGATGAGCCCGTCGGCATCCGTGCTGCCCTGGCGACGCGTTGCTCCGTCGCCTGTTGCTTCCGAACCTGCCGAAGATGCAGTGCCGCCCATGCAGGACTCAGCGCCGCCCGCGAACCGCTCTGTACCATCTGCGCACGGCGAGGCAGGACGCGATGGCTGA
- a CDS encoding histidine phosphatase family protein: MRHGETEWSKSGQYTGLTDLPLTVEGEQQSVEARKILEGIDFDMVLTSPLRRARRTAELAGFPDAIHEPLAVEWNYGDYEGISSDLIRKDNPDYLIWTDGVPNGETLDSVAARADKIIARVLESGMDNVLIVAHGHFSRILTARWLELDAVEGRHFLLGTAKVCTLGWDKRTPVILRWGL, encoded by the coding sequence ATGCGTCACGGTGAGACCGAATGGTCTAAGAGCGGCCAATACACCGGTTTGACGGATCTTCCTCTGACGGTCGAGGGCGAACAGCAGTCCGTGGAAGCTCGCAAGATCTTGGAAGGCATCGACTTCGACATGGTGCTGACATCGCCCCTGCGCCGAGCCCGGCGTACCGCGGAGTTGGCGGGTTTCCCCGACGCCATTCATGAGCCGCTGGCTGTGGAATGGAATTATGGAGACTACGAAGGCATCAGCTCGGACCTCATCCGCAAGGACAACCCCGACTACCTCATCTGGACCGACGGCGTCCCCAACGGCGAGACGCTCGACTCCGTGGCAGCACGTGCGGACAAGATCATTGCCCGTGTCCTGGAGTCCGGAATGGACAACGTCCTGATTGTGGCCCACGGCCATTTCTCCCGGATCCTCACCGCCCGCTGGCTTGAATTGGACGCCGTGGAAGGACGCCACTTTCTCCTGGGAACAGCCAAGGTCTGCACCTTGGGATGGGATAAGCGGACACCTGTCATTCTTCGCTGGGGACTGTAA